From the genome of Gorilla gorilla gorilla isolate KB3781 chromosome 4, NHGRI_mGorGor1-v2.1_pri, whole genome shotgun sequence, one region includes:
- the MRPL10 gene encoding large ribosomal subunit protein uL10m isoform X2: protein MAAAVEMAAAVAGMLRGGLLPQAGRLPTLQTVRYGSKAVTRHRRVMHFQRQKLMAVTEYIPPKPAIHPSCLPSPPSPPQEEIGLIRLLRREIAAVFQDNRMIAVCQNVALSAEDKLLMRHQLRKHKILMKVFPNQVLKPFLEDSKYQNLLPLFVGHNMLLVSEEPKVKEMVRILRTVPFLPLLGGCIDDTILSRQGFINYSKLPSLPLVQGELVGGLTCLTAQTHSLLQHQPLQLTTLLDQYIREQREKDSVMSANGKPDPDPVPDS from the exons ATGGCTGCGGCCGTGGAGATGGCTGCGGCTGTGGCGGGGATGCTGCGAGGGGGTCTCCTGCCCCAGGCGG GCCGGCTGCCTACCCTCCAGACTGTCCGCTATGGCTCCAAGGCTGTTACCCGCCACCGTCGTGTGATGCACTTTCAGCGACAGAAGCTGATGGCTGTGACTGAATATATCCCCCCAAAACCAGCCATCCACCCATCATGCCTGCCAtctcctcccagccccccacAGGAG GAGATAGGCCTCATCAGGCTTCTCCGCCGGGAGATAGCAGCAGTTTTCCAGGACAACCGAATGATAGCCGTCTGCCAGAATGTGGCTCTGAGTGCAGAGGACAAGCTTCTTATGCGACACCAGCTGCGGAAACACAAGATCCTGATGAAGGTCTTCCCCAACCAG GTCCTGAAGCCCTTCCTGGAGGATTCCAAGTACCAAAATCTGCTGCCCCTTTTTGTGGGGCACAACATGCTGCTGGTTAGTGAAGAGCCCAAGGTCAAGGAGATGGTACGGATCTTAAGGACTGTTCCATTCCTGCCGCTGCTAG GTGGCTGCATTGATGACACCATCCTCAGCAGGCAGGGCTTTATCAACTACTCCAAGCTCCCCAGCCTGCCCCTGGTGCAGGGGGAGCTTGTAGGAGGCCTCACCTGCCTCACAGCCCAGACCCACTCCCTGCTCCAGCACCAGCCCCTCCAGCTGACCACCCTGTTGGACCAGTACATCAGAGAGCAACGCGAGAAGGATTCTGTCATGTCGGCCAATGGGAAGCCAGATCCTGACCCTGTTCCGGACTCGTAG
- the MRPL10 gene encoding large ribosomal subunit protein uL10m isoform X1, which yields MISAHCNLHLPGSSDSPASASQVAGITGRLPTLQTVRYGSKAVTRHRRVMHFQRQKLMAVTEYIPPKPAIHPSCLPSPPSPPQEEIGLIRLLRREIAAVFQDNRMIAVCQNVALSAEDKLLMRHQLRKHKILMKVFPNQVLKPFLEDSKYQNLLPLFVGHNMLLVSEEPKVKEMVRILRTVPFLPLLGGCIDDTILSRQGFINYSKLPSLPLVQGELVGGLTCLTAQTHSLLQHQPLQLTTLLDQYIREQREKDSVMSANGKPDPDPVPDS from the exons atgatctcggctcactgcaacctccacctcccgggttcaagcgattctcctgcctcagcctctcaagtagctgggattacag GCCGGCTGCCTACCCTCCAGACTGTCCGCTATGGCTCCAAGGCTGTTACCCGCCACCGTCGTGTGATGCACTTTCAGCGACAGAAGCTGATGGCTGTGACTGAATATATCCCCCCAAAACCAGCCATCCACCCATCATGCCTGCCAtctcctcccagccccccacAGGAG GAGATAGGCCTCATCAGGCTTCTCCGCCGGGAGATAGCAGCAGTTTTCCAGGACAACCGAATGATAGCCGTCTGCCAGAATGTGGCTCTGAGTGCAGAGGACAAGCTTCTTATGCGACACCAGCTGCGGAAACACAAGATCCTGATGAAGGTCTTCCCCAACCAG GTCCTGAAGCCCTTCCTGGAGGATTCCAAGTACCAAAATCTGCTGCCCCTTTTTGTGGGGCACAACATGCTGCTGGTTAGTGAAGAGCCCAAGGTCAAGGAGATGGTACGGATCTTAAGGACTGTTCCATTCCTGCCGCTGCTAG GTGGCTGCATTGATGACACCATCCTCAGCAGGCAGGGCTTTATCAACTACTCCAAGCTCCCCAGCCTGCCCCTGGTGCAGGGGGAGCTTGTAGGAGGCCTCACCTGCCTCACAGCCCAGACCCACTCCCTGCTCCAGCACCAGCCCCTCCAGCTGACCACCCTGTTGGACCAGTACATCAGAGAGCAACGCGAGAAGGATTCTGTCATGTCGGCCAATGGGAAGCCAGATCCTGACCCTGTTCCGGACTCGTAG
- the MRPL10 gene encoding large ribosomal subunit protein uL10m isoform X3: MHFQRQKLMAVTEYIPPKPAIHPSCLPSPPSPPQEEIGLIRLLRREIAAVFQDNRMIAVCQNVALSAEDKLLMRHQLRKHKILMKVFPNQVLKPFLEDSKYQNLLPLFVGHNMLLVSEEPKVKEMVRILRTVPFLPLLGGCIDDTILSRQGFINYSKLPSLPLVQGELVGGLTCLTAQTHSLLQHQPLQLTTLLDQYIREQREKDSVMSANGKPDPDPVPDS; encoded by the exons ATGCACTTTCAGCGACAGAAGCTGATGGCTGTGACTGAATATATCCCCCCAAAACCAGCCATCCACCCATCATGCCTGCCAtctcctcccagccccccacAGGAG GAGATAGGCCTCATCAGGCTTCTCCGCCGGGAGATAGCAGCAGTTTTCCAGGACAACCGAATGATAGCCGTCTGCCAGAATGTGGCTCTGAGTGCAGAGGACAAGCTTCTTATGCGACACCAGCTGCGGAAACACAAGATCCTGATGAAGGTCTTCCCCAACCAG GTCCTGAAGCCCTTCCTGGAGGATTCCAAGTACCAAAATCTGCTGCCCCTTTTTGTGGGGCACAACATGCTGCTGGTTAGTGAAGAGCCCAAGGTCAAGGAGATGGTACGGATCTTAAGGACTGTTCCATTCCTGCCGCTGCTAG GTGGCTGCATTGATGACACCATCCTCAGCAGGCAGGGCTTTATCAACTACTCCAAGCTCCCCAGCCTGCCCCTGGTGCAGGGGGAGCTTGTAGGAGGCCTCACCTGCCTCACAGCCCAGACCCACTCCCTGCTCCAGCACCAGCCCCTCCAGCTGACCACCCTGTTGGACCAGTACATCAGAGAGCAACGCGAGAAGGATTCTGTCATGTCGGCCAATGGGAAGCCAGATCCTGACCCTGTTCCGGACTCGTAG